Genomic window (Rhododendron vialii isolate Sample 1 chromosome 4a, ASM3025357v1):
ACATGGATTTCTTGGGTTCCAACATGACGACTACTACATCTTTCTTTCGATCAGCTGTTGACTTGTTTTTGGTTGCGTGTGAGGCCTTTTCTTAACTGGGTCTCCTTTGATCCACCTGTAATTTGTTGAGTCTTTCGAATATTGCGGTATCAATCGAATTTCGGTTTCGCCATGATATCAGAGGAAAGTTTCGCTTTGTTTTCGCCAATGAAGGACTCCAATGATGAATATGATGATACTGAGATCGCGGAGAAATCCCCCAACGGCCGTTACATAAGGTACAATGAAGTCTTGGATAGAGAATTTGGAGCAACAAGCAAGATAGCATATAAAGGATTTGATGTTGGTGACGGAATGGAAGTCACTTGGAACAAACTCCGTGTTAATGATTTGTCGAAAGCCGCGGAATATGTGGAGGAAAGATTGAACACGTTGTTGAAGCCATTGAGGCACAAGAACATCATTAAGTCCTATAGCACGTGGGTGGACCATGAGACCGGAAGTATCAACGTGATCACGGAGTCGTTCACTTCGGGGAATTTGAGGGAATTCAGAAAGAAGCATAGAAGCGTTGATGTTGTGGCAATCAAGAACTGGGCTAGGCAGATTCTTCAGGGCTTGTGCTATCTACATACTCATGATCCTCCTATTATCCATGGAGATTTGACGTGCGGAAACATTTTCGTCAATGGGAATACCGGAGAAGTCAAAATCGGAGGCTTAGGattgaaagaggaagaaaataacCCAAGTGTTGATTTCTATGCTTTTGGGATTTGCATGTTGGAGTTGGTCAGCAGTGCTTCTGAATGTCTGAAAATTGAAGGGCATCAGGGTAATAACGTTGATACTAGGATTTTGCTTGAGAAAGTGAAGGACATACAAGTGAGGCAATTCATAGAGAAGTGTCTTGTTCCAGCATCATATATAATGGGGTCATCATCGGTGGAGGAACTCTTGAAACATCCATTCCTTGAAAAAAACAGAACCAGTCTTGCTATGGACATGGTCAAGGAAGCTGATTGCCATCCGGTTTCAGTTATGGAATTCAAGGCGTTGAACGAGAGAAACGAATTCAGATTGACAGGAGAAAGAAGAGATGGAAACTCAGCTTCATTGGTGTTACGCATTGCTGACTTGTGTGGTCGAGGAAGGGTGACAAATATAGAGTTTGAGTTTTGTGTGGATACAGATACCACAATATCAGTAGCTGGTGAGATGGTTCAAGAACTTGGTCTACCGATGGAAGATGTGACTCTGATTGTGGAGCTGATGGACAACCTGATCATCAAACTGGTGCCCTGTTGGATGCCTTCGTTCGGAAGATGTAATGGTGTAAAACGCTCATATGTGGATCCAATTTTTGGTTTCTGACAAATCCTTATTCTGTTGTGCAATGTGATTTGCTACTGAATGGAGCAACTCCGTTGTTATGTATGATTGAAAATTTTACTTCAATCAACAAACATATGTTTAGAGCTTAGTCTATCTGTTATTCCTCTCATATGTCATACAGTGAAGAATGAAGACAATCTAACCAGTTTTTAGCAGTTCACTTCTTGACCCTGTTTGTTCAGTTCTACACCCTGATGAGACATAAATAGTTCTTCGTGTACgtttttttccctccatttctctTCTGTTCAGCAACGTGTCATGACTCATGAAAAACAGGAATAGAGATGGACTCACGAAAACTTATATATGCATTTGTTATCATCAAATCTTTCTTTCGCACTTATTCAGTGCAGTAAGAGTGGATATACATGCAGTTTTTAGAAATAGGCATTCAGAGTTCCTTACTGTGTATATACGATTAGAGTGGCATTCCTTGCGACCTAGGTTTTGATAGAGATGAAAATATCATGGCTACTTCTGGGTCGCCTAGACATTCTGTTAACACCTACCAATGCCAGCCAAATTTGAGAAATTCTCCGAAGcataagaagttccaaaataacaaaacattaGGCTGGGTTTGTTATGTAGGCAATAAGTTGAAGCAAGAACATGAACAGACAActtattttccaaaatcattttgtGAACTTTTGCAGCTTTTAGTCCAAAATTtgtggacttcacctttttagTCTTTTAGTGAACTTTTAGATGTCCTCAGATCAAAAAAGAGAACCCAACTCCCAGTGTCCCACACGGGGCTGAGCGGATGTGAAGGCCCTAATGCGTAGTTCCTTGACAAAGATTGCAGTTGCTGGTTCGTTTGTGTGGTTCATTGGTTACCGATCAAGCGCATGCTTCAAACGCATCAGACAACCAAATTAAGTGGCAGAAGAAAATAGAGATGCTAAAGGGGAATACAGAGCTTAATTATTAGCGAAAGATATAGGGATCAGACTCGAATTACTGGACACCACAAGCAtcagcctcttttttttttttttttgaacagcactAGCATCAGCCTCTAGATAGACTTCATTGCTTATTTTCAACTGTTGAGCATTCTATAAGGAAATTAATTCTCCCCACTAATGTTAGGGTTATCCGGAATTGTGTGGGAGGTTGTGGGTCTCACTATCTGGCACGCTATGTGAAACTCACAGCCTCTCTCACACAGTTTTGGACGGTTCTAACAGTTACAGGAGAATCGCGAACCGTTCTAAAAAGGGGGTGGTGTAGATGGCCTAGATGGAGGAACGGGTCCCTTTGTAAGCATCACAAATTCCGGCAGGTTGTTTGGTCCTGACGGAGGCATTGGGCCTCTAGAAAGCATCTCAAAACTCAATCTTTTGTAACCCAATGGGTGCATCGTGGCGGGAGAAACCTCACCATGGTGCACCATCTCCATCTTCAGTCTTCGTGCCTCAACAGGGGTTCCGACAAGGGCTACAGCCACCACGAGCACTAGGGTCACCAACAATAGCTTCTGGCCATCTTTCACGATCTCCTTCGCACTCCTATGCATTTTTTATCTGGATGATGGGGGCTGGATTGTGCCTCCTATAAATATATTGCCTAGCCATAAAGCCGAAATAATTGGGATTACTGTTTGACTATGTGAGGATTTGCACCTCTTAAATGTTTGGATCTTAAAGATAAGTTGTGTGATTTTGCAGGTAGTGAAACTGAAATGAGATTTCTCTTGATGTGACCAATTTCTAGAAGGAATTGCATTTTATTTGGTGAATGGTGTTGACACCATAAGCCCAATAAGACTCAAAAGGGCACAGAAAGCACACAGTAGAGGACAATAATTGTTTAGAGATTATTTATTTCGAATTGTAGTAATCTGCTGCAATCTCATGCATTGAAAGCAGGTCATCTTTTATGGTGACGAGCCAAATCTTGAAAAATGGAATCTTGATTCTTGAGAGTTAAAGTTAATGACCTGTTTTTTGGTGGAAGTGATGACCATTAATTTGTGTCCGGAGTTGCGGTCGAAAGGTGTGTACCTTGATTTTTTGGTCTATGAAATACAGCAAGTAGAAAAATTACCACCACACAATTTAACAAACGCGCATCCTGCAAAGGATAGTTGGTATTTCTATTGATTACCTCGGTACTCTTAAAGGATAAGATTTATTTAAATACAAGATATTTCTATTTATGGACTCTTCGAGAAATAAATGGCAATTAGAGTCATAGCTGCCAACCAAGAAAACCATCCCCATTCGACCTCAAATACAAATCATTAAAGACTCGGTAACACATACTCTACAGACATATATATACAGCACACAGCAATCATACCCAGAAATCAATGGAGAGAGATTGTTTAGGTTCAAACGCATCTCAAAATAGGAATGggaaaatttcttctttttatcatcTGATAAGGTTTTGTTGCGCTCAGTTTCTTTAGGGTTGATATTGTTCCGATGTCTTCCTGCTGCAATTTCTTGGTCAGATAACATAGGTACAAagacgaaaccaaaccaaactcaACCCCAGCGACTGTCCAATCCCACTGCCGGTCAGTCAAACAAAGCAAGATTTTCTGCAGAATTTTCTAAAGCAATTCGAATtcagaatgaaaagaaaaatacccCAAATAATCACCTTCTCACATAAATATAAATCAACCTTCTTTAAATGCCACCAAGATGAAAACATCCCAAATCAGTGCCCTAAAACCCAGGCTAACAATCAGACAGTAGAAATCACGAGTCTCAAACTTCAGTGGAATAG
Coding sequences:
- the LOC131323756 gene encoding probable serine/threonine-protein kinase WNK4, with translation MISEESFALFSPMKDSNDEYDDTEIAEKSPNGRYIRYNEVLDREFGATSKIAYKGFDVGDGMEVTWNKLRVNDLSKAAEYVEERLNTLLKPLRHKNIIKSYSTWVDHETGSINVITESFTSGNLREFRKKHRSVDVVAIKNWARQILQGLCYLHTHDPPIIHGDLTCGNIFVNGNTGEVKIGGLGLKEEENNPSVDFYAFGICMLELVSSASECLKIEGHQGNNVDTRILLEKVKDIQVRQFIEKCLVPASYIMGSSSVEELLKHPFLEKNRTSLAMDMVKEADCHPVSVMEFKALNERNEFRLTGERRDGNSASLVLRIADLCGRGRVTNIEFEFCVDTDTTISVAGEMVQELGLPMEDVTLIVELMDNLIIKLVPCWMPSFGRCNGVKRSYVDPIFGF